One Mycolicibacterium pulveris genomic region harbors:
- a CDS encoding glutamate synthase subunit beta produces the protein MADPRGFLKHTRRETPPRRPVPLRLLDWKEVYEDFSHDALQEQAARCMDCGIPFCHNGCPLGNLIPEWNDLVRTGRWRDAIERLHATNNFPEFTGRLCPAPCEGSCVLGINQDPVTIKQVEVEIIDKAFEEGWVVPLPPAVRTGKTVAVVGSGPAGLAAAQQLTRAGHAVTVFERDDRIGGLLRYGIPEFKMEKRHIDRRLEQMIAEGTEFCPRVNVGVDLTAQQLRKDFDAVVLAGGATAWRDLPIPGRELDGIHQAMEYLPWANRVQHGDPVTGPDGEPPITAKGKKVVIIGGGDTGADCLGTAHRQGATSVHQFEIMPRPPDTRAESTPWPVYPLMYRVSSAHEEGGERVYSVNTEEFVGNGGKVTGLRGHEVRMEDGKFVKVDGTEFTLEADLVLLAMGFVGPERAGLLTDLGVEFTERGNVARDANFATSVPGVFVAGDMGRGQSLIVWAIAEGRAAAAGVDQYLMGQTALPAPIKPTAVPQR, from the coding sequence GTGGCTGATCCGCGCGGCTTCCTCAAGCACACCCGACGCGAGACCCCGCCGCGCCGGCCGGTCCCGCTGCGCCTGCTCGACTGGAAAGAGGTGTACGAGGACTTCTCCCACGACGCGCTGCAGGAGCAGGCGGCGCGCTGCATGGACTGCGGGATTCCGTTCTGCCACAACGGTTGTCCGCTCGGGAACCTGATCCCCGAATGGAACGACCTGGTCCGCACCGGCCGCTGGCGCGACGCGATCGAGCGTCTGCACGCCACCAACAACTTCCCGGAGTTCACCGGACGGCTGTGTCCCGCGCCGTGCGAGGGCTCGTGTGTGCTCGGCATCAACCAGGATCCGGTCACCATCAAGCAGGTCGAGGTCGAGATCATCGACAAGGCCTTCGAGGAGGGTTGGGTGGTGCCGCTGCCGCCCGCTGTGCGTACCGGCAAGACCGTCGCCGTCGTCGGCTCGGGTCCGGCCGGCCTGGCCGCCGCCCAGCAGCTCACCCGCGCCGGTCACGCCGTGACGGTGTTCGAGCGCGACGACCGCATCGGCGGCCTGCTGCGCTACGGCATCCCGGAATTCAAGATGGAGAAGCGCCACATCGACCGTCGTCTGGAGCAGATGATCGCCGAGGGCACCGAGTTCTGTCCGAGGGTCAACGTCGGCGTGGACCTCACGGCCCAGCAGCTGCGCAAGGACTTCGACGCGGTGGTGCTGGCCGGCGGCGCGACAGCGTGGCGCGATCTGCCGATCCCGGGCCGCGAGCTCGACGGCATCCATCAGGCGATGGAGTACCTGCCGTGGGCCAACCGGGTCCAGCACGGCGATCCCGTGACGGGGCCGGACGGGGAACCGCCGATCACCGCCAAGGGCAAGAAGGTCGTCATCATCGGCGGCGGCGACACCGGCGCCGACTGCCTGGGCACCGCGCACCGGCAGGGCGCGACGAGCGTGCACCAGTTCGAGATCATGCCCCGCCCGCCGGACACCCGCGCCGAGTCGACGCCGTGGCCGGTCTACCCGCTGATGTACCGGGTGTCCTCGGCGCACGAGGAGGGCGGCGAGCGGGTGTACTCGGTCAACACCGAGGAATTCGTCGGCAACGGCGGAAAGGTCACCGGGCTGCGCGGCCACGAGGTCCGCATGGAAGACGGCAAGTTCGTCAAGGTCGACGGCACCGAGTTCACGCTGGAGGCCGATCTGGTGCTGCTGGCCATGGGGTTTGTCGGACCCGAACGGGCCGGCCTCCTGACCGATCTCGGCGTGGAGTTCACCGAACGCGGAAACGTCGCGCGCGACGCCAACTTCGCCACCTCGGTGCCCGGGGTGTTCGTGGCCGGCGACATGGGCCGTGGCCAGTCGCTGATCGTATGGGCGATCGCCGAGGGCCGCGCCGCCGCGGCCGGCGTCGACCAGTACCTGATGGGGCAGACCGCGCTGCCCGCACCGATCAAGCCCACCGCGGTCCCGCAGCGCTAG
- the gltB gene encoding glutamate synthase large subunit: protein MTPRIQGLYNPAFEHDACGVAMVADMHGRRSRDIVDKAITALLNLEHRGAQGAEPHTGDGAGILLQVPDEFLRAVLKEQGAFELPPYGSYATGIAFLPQSSKDAAAACEAVEKIAEAEGLQVLGWREVPTDESSLGALARDAMPTFRQLFIAGASGMDLERRAYVVRKRAEHELGTRGPGQDGPGRETVYFPSLSGQTFVYKGMLTTPQLKAFYLDLQDERLTSALGIVHSRFSTNTFPSWPLAHPFRRIAHNGEINTVTGNENWMRAREALIRTDLFGSDLEKITPVCTPGASDTARFDEVLELLHLGGRSLPHAVLMMIPEAWERHESMDPARRAFYEFHDSLMEPWDGPASVCFTDGTVIGAVLDRNGLRPSRIWVTADGLVVMASEAGVLNLDPSTVVRKMRLQPGRMFLVDTAQGRIVDDEEIKAELAAEHPYQEWLDQGLFRLDELPQGDYVRMPHHRVVLRQQAFGYTYEELNLLVAPMARTGAEPIGSMGTDTPIAVLSARPRMLFDYFHQMFAQVTNPPLDAIREEVVTSLQGAMGPEGDLLNPGPESCRQIVLSQPIIRNHELAKLVNLDPEQEIDGRRHGLSTAVIRCLFPVNRGGQGLKEALDNVRAKVSAAIRDGARIIVLSDRESNEQMAPIPSLLAVSAVHHHLVRDRTRTQVGLVVECGDAREVHHMACLVGFGAAAINPYMVFESIEDMVDRGVLTELDSETAKKNYVKAAGKGVLKVMSKMGISTLASYTGAQLFQAIGISQQVLDEYFTGLTCPVGGIDLDDIADDVAARHRLAYLDQPTEWAHRELEVGGEYQWRREGEYHLFNPDTVFKLQHSTRTGQYSIFKEYTKLVDDQSERMASLRGLLKFKDGVRSPVPLDEVEPASEIVKRFSTGAMSYGSISAEAHETLAIAMNRLGGRSNSGEGGEHISRFDRDENGDWRRSAIKQVASGRFGVTSHYLTNCTDIQIKMAQGAKPGEGGQLPGNKVYPWVAEVRHSTPGVGLISPPPHHDIYSIEDLAQLIHDLKNANPQARVHVKLVSETGVGTVAAGVSKAHADVVLISGHDGGTGATPLTSMKHAGAPWELGLAETQQTLLLNGLRDRIVVQVDGQLKTGRDVVIAALLGAEEFGFATAPLVVSGCIMMRVCHLDTCPVGVATQNPILRQRFTGKPEFVENFFLFIAEEVRELMAQLGFRTVNEMVGQVDALDTTKAAEHWKAHKLDLTPVLHQPESAFMNQDLYCSSRQDHGLDKALDQQLIVMCREALDAASPVRFSTTIANVNRTVGTMLGHEVTKAYGGQGLQDGTIDITFDGSAGNSFGAFVPKGITLRVYGDANDYVGKGLSGGRIVVRPSDNAPADYVAEDNIIAGNVILFGATNGQVFLRGQVGERFAVRNSGAHAVVEGVGDHGCEYMTGGRVVVLGPTGRNFAAGMSGGIAYVYDPDNKLPQNLNAEMVDLEDLDDEDLEYLQGMIQAHVDATDSAVGQRILDDWSAHVKHFTKVMPRDYRRVLEAIADAERTGADENGIAEAIMAAASG from the coding sequence ATGACGCCCAGGATTCAAGGGCTCTACAACCCCGCGTTCGAGCACGATGCGTGCGGCGTGGCCATGGTGGCCGACATGCACGGTCGTCGCAGTCGCGACATCGTCGACAAGGCCATCACCGCGCTGTTGAACCTGGAGCACCGCGGTGCCCAGGGCGCAGAGCCGCACACCGGCGACGGGGCGGGCATCCTGCTGCAGGTGCCCGATGAGTTCCTGCGGGCTGTTCTGAAGGAACAGGGGGCTTTCGAACTGCCCCCCTACGGCAGCTACGCGACGGGCATCGCGTTCCTGCCGCAGTCGTCCAAGGACGCCGCGGCGGCCTGTGAGGCCGTCGAGAAGATCGCCGAGGCCGAAGGGCTTCAGGTGCTGGGCTGGCGCGAGGTGCCCACCGACGAGTCCTCGTTGGGGGCCCTGGCGCGCGACGCGATGCCGACGTTTCGCCAACTGTTCATCGCGGGCGCCTCCGGCATGGACTTGGAGCGTCGCGCCTACGTGGTGCGCAAGCGCGCCGAACACGAGTTGGGCACCCGCGGCCCCGGCCAGGACGGGCCCGGGCGCGAAACCGTCTACTTCCCAAGTCTTTCCGGGCAGACCTTCGTCTACAAGGGCATGCTGACCACGCCGCAGCTCAAGGCGTTCTACCTGGATCTGCAGGACGAGCGGCTCACCAGTGCGCTGGGCATCGTGCACTCGCGGTTCTCCACCAACACGTTTCCGTCGTGGCCGCTGGCGCACCCGTTCCGACGCATCGCCCACAACGGCGAGATCAACACCGTCACCGGCAACGAGAACTGGATGCGCGCCCGCGAGGCGCTGATCCGCACCGATCTGTTCGGGTCCGACCTGGAGAAGATCACCCCGGTCTGCACCCCCGGCGCGTCCGACACCGCGCGGTTCGACGAGGTGCTGGAGTTGCTGCACCTGGGGGGCCGCAGCCTTCCGCACGCGGTGCTGATGATGATCCCGGAGGCCTGGGAGCGTCACGAGTCGATGGATCCGGCTCGCCGGGCGTTCTACGAGTTCCACGACTCGTTGATGGAGCCGTGGGACGGCCCGGCGTCGGTGTGTTTCACCGACGGGACCGTGATCGGCGCGGTGCTGGACCGCAACGGCCTTCGGCCGTCACGGATCTGGGTGACCGCCGACGGCCTCGTCGTGATGGCGTCGGAGGCCGGCGTGCTCAACCTGGACCCGTCGACCGTGGTGCGCAAGATGCGGCTGCAGCCCGGCCGAATGTTCCTGGTCGACACCGCCCAGGGCCGCATCGTCGACGACGAGGAGATCAAGGCCGAACTCGCCGCCGAGCATCCCTATCAGGAATGGCTCGACCAAGGCCTGTTTCGTCTCGACGAGCTGCCGCAGGGCGACTATGTGCGGATGCCGCACCACCGAGTGGTGTTGCGCCAGCAGGCTTTCGGCTACACCTACGAGGAACTCAACCTGCTCGTCGCGCCGATGGCCCGCACCGGCGCCGAGCCGATCGGCTCGATGGGCACCGACACCCCGATCGCGGTGCTGTCCGCGCGGCCGCGGATGTTGTTCGACTACTTCCACCAGATGTTCGCCCAGGTCACCAACCCGCCGCTGGACGCGATCCGCGAAGAGGTGGTGACCAGCCTGCAGGGTGCGATGGGCCCGGAGGGCGACCTGCTGAACCCGGGACCGGAGTCGTGCCGCCAGATCGTGCTGTCGCAGCCGATCATCCGCAACCACGAGCTGGCCAAGCTGGTCAACCTCGACCCCGAGCAGGAGATCGACGGCCGCCGCCACGGCCTGTCCACCGCCGTGATCCGCTGCCTGTTCCCGGTGAACCGGGGCGGCCAGGGCCTCAAGGAAGCGCTCGACAACGTGCGCGCCAAGGTGTCGGCGGCCATCCGCGACGGCGCCCGAATCATCGTGCTGTCCGACCGCGAGTCCAACGAGCAGATGGCGCCGATCCCGTCGCTGTTGGCCGTGTCGGCCGTGCACCATCACCTGGTGCGCGACCGCACCCGCACCCAGGTCGGCTTGGTCGTCGAATGCGGCGACGCGCGCGAGGTGCACCACATGGCGTGCCTGGTCGGATTCGGTGCCGCCGCGATCAACCCGTACATGGTGTTCGAGTCGATCGAGGACATGGTCGACCGTGGTGTGCTGACCGAGCTCGACAGCGAGACGGCCAAGAAGAACTACGTCAAGGCCGCGGGCAAGGGTGTGCTGAAGGTGATGTCCAAGATGGGCATCTCGACGCTGGCCTCCTACACCGGGGCGCAGCTGTTCCAGGCCATCGGCATCAGCCAGCAGGTGCTCGACGAGTACTTCACGGGGCTGACGTGCCCGGTCGGCGGCATCGACCTCGACGACATCGCCGACGACGTGGCCGCCCGCCACCGGCTGGCCTACCTCGACCAGCCCACCGAGTGGGCGCACCGCGAACTCGAGGTCGGCGGCGAATACCAGTGGCGGCGTGAGGGTGAATACCACCTGTTCAATCCCGACACCGTGTTCAAGCTGCAGCACTCCACCCGCACCGGCCAGTACTCGATCTTCAAGGAGTACACCAAGCTGGTCGACGACCAGAGCGAACGGATGGCCTCGCTACGCGGGCTGCTCAAGTTCAAAGACGGCGTCCGCTCGCCGGTGCCGCTGGATGAGGTGGAGCCGGCCAGCGAGATCGTCAAGCGGTTCTCGACCGGTGCGATGAGCTACGGGTCGATCTCCGCCGAGGCGCACGAGACGCTGGCCATCGCCATGAACCGCCTTGGCGGCCGGTCGAATTCAGGTGAGGGCGGTGAGCACATCAGCCGGTTCGACCGCGACGAGAACGGCGACTGGCGGCGCAGCGCCATCAAGCAGGTGGCGTCCGGCCGGTTCGGTGTCACCAGCCACTACCTGACCAACTGCACCGACATCCAGATCAAGATGGCCCAGGGAGCCAAACCCGGTGAGGGCGGCCAGCTTCCGGGTAACAAGGTCTACCCGTGGGTGGCCGAGGTGCGGCACTCCACGCCCGGTGTGGGCCTGATCTCGCCCCCGCCGCACCACGACATCTACTCGATCGAGGATCTGGCCCAGCTGATCCACGACCTCAAGAACGCCAACCCGCAGGCTCGCGTGCATGTCAAGCTGGTCAGCGAGACGGGCGTCGGCACCGTCGCAGCGGGTGTCTCGAAGGCGCACGCCGACGTGGTGCTGATCTCCGGCCACGACGGCGGAACCGGAGCGACGCCGCTGACGTCGATGAAGCACGCGGGTGCGCCGTGGGAGCTCGGCTTGGCCGAGACGCAGCAGACGTTGCTGCTCAACGGTCTTCGCGACCGCATCGTGGTCCAGGTCGACGGCCAGCTCAAGACCGGGCGCGACGTGGTGATCGCAGCGTTGCTCGGCGCCGAGGAGTTCGGCTTCGCCACCGCGCCCCTGGTGGTGTCGGGCTGCATCATGATGCGGGTGTGTCACCTCGACACCTGCCCGGTCGGGGTGGCGACGCAGAACCCGATCCTGCGGCAACGCTTCACCGGCAAGCCGGAGTTCGTCGAGAACTTCTTCCTGTTCATCGCCGAGGAAGTGCGCGAGCTGATGGCGCAGTTGGGCTTCCGCACCGTCAACGAGATGGTCGGCCAGGTCGACGCACTGGATACCACCAAGGCCGCCGAGCACTGGAAGGCCCACAAACTGGACCTGACACCGGTGCTGCACCAGCCCGAGTCGGCGTTCATGAACCAGGACCTGTACTGCAGCTCACGTCAGGACCACGGCCTGGACAAGGCGCTCGACCAGCAGCTGATCGTGATGTGCCGCGAAGCCTTAGATGCCGCTTCGCCCGTTCGTTTTTCGACGACGATCGCCAACGTCAACCGCACCGTCGGCACCATGCTCGGCCACGAGGTCACCAAAGCCTACGGCGGGCAGGGGCTTCAGGACGGAACCATCGATATCACGTTCGACGGGTCGGCGGGCAACAGCTTCGGCGCGTTCGTTCCGAAGGGCATCACGCTGCGGGTGTACGGCGACGCCAACGACTATGTCGGCAAGGGGCTTTCGGGCGGCCGCATCGTCGTGCGGCCATCCGACAACGCGCCGGCCGACTACGTCGCCGAGGACAACATCATCGCAGGCAACGTGATCCTGTTCGGCGCCACCAACGGGCAGGTGTTTCTGCGCGGTCAGGTGGGGGAGCGGTTCGCGGTGCGTAACTCCGGCGCGCATGCGGTCGTCGAAGGCGTCGGCGACCACGGCTGCGAGTACATGACCGGCGGACGGGTGGTCGTCCTCGGCCCCACCGGCCGCAACTTCGCGGCCGGCATGTCCGGTGGCATCGCCTACGTCTACGACCCGGACAACAAGCTGCCGCAGAACCTCAACGCCGAGATGGTGGACCTCGAGGACCTCGACGACGAGGACCTGGAGTACCTGCAGGGCATGATCCAGGCCCACGTGGACGCCACCGATTCCGCTGTCGGGCAGCGCATCCTCGACGACTGGAGCGCCCACGTGAAGCACTTCACCAAGGTGATGCCCCGCGACTACCGGCGGGTGCTGGAAGCGATCGCCGACGCCGAACGGACCGGCGCTGACGAGAACGGAATTGCCGAAGCGATCATGGCGGCCGCAAGTGGCTGA
- a CDS encoding heavy metal translocating P-type ATPase translates to MTQHDTHVGHAASQPARTQHGEHGGHGGHGGHADHVAQFRRLFWIMLVLAIPTAGLSEMFAMILGYSVPDVAGARWVSPVLGTVMYLWGGRPFLTGAISEIRSRTPGMMLLIGLALTVAFLSSWGASLGLLHHQLDFWWELALLIVIMLFGHWIEMRSLAQTTSALDSLAALLPDEAERVVGDDVELVAPADLRTGDVVIVRPGGSVPADGEIVDGTADVDESMVTGESRPVRRGVGDHVVAGTVATDSGLRVKVTAVGDDTALAGIQRLVTEAQNSSSRAQRIADVAAGWLFWFALGAAAITAVVWGFVGVPQLAVIRTITVLVIACPHALGLAIPLVVSIATERAARGGVLVKDRLALESMRTVGAVLFDKTGTLTKGEPTVIAVVTAAGHSDDEVVALAAAAEADSEHPLARAIVETARRRALNLPAWSDFTSSPAVGVSARVDGRTVQVGGPRLLSEADQEELPEVQRWREQGATILHVLVDGTPVGALALADEVREESRQAVDALHRLGIKVMMITGDAQAVADSVAAQLGIDRVFAGVRPEDKAAKVASLQAEGLKVAMVGDGVNDAPALAQADVGIAIGAGTDVAIASAGVILASSDPRSVLSVIELSKAAYRKMKQNLWWAAGYNLIAVPLAAGVLAPVGFVMPMSVGALLMSASTVVVAINAQLLRRLDLSPEASVRAVL, encoded by the coding sequence ATGACCCAACACGACACCCACGTCGGCCACGCCGCCTCCCAGCCGGCGAGGACCCAACACGGCGAACACGGCGGTCATGGCGGGCACGGTGGTCACGCGGATCACGTCGCGCAGTTCCGGCGGCTGTTCTGGATCATGCTGGTGCTTGCGATCCCGACGGCCGGGCTGTCGGAGATGTTCGCGATGATCCTCGGCTATTCGGTGCCCGACGTGGCCGGGGCGCGGTGGGTATCACCGGTGCTGGGCACGGTGATGTACCTCTGGGGTGGCCGTCCGTTCCTCACCGGTGCCATCAGTGAAATCCGTTCCCGCACACCGGGAATGATGTTGCTGATCGGCCTGGCGCTGACCGTCGCGTTCCTGTCGTCATGGGGTGCGAGCCTGGGCCTGCTGCACCACCAGCTCGACTTCTGGTGGGAGCTGGCGCTGCTGATCGTGATCATGCTGTTCGGCCACTGGATCGAGATGCGCTCGCTGGCGCAGACCACTTCCGCGCTCGATTCGCTGGCGGCGCTGCTGCCCGACGAGGCCGAACGGGTGGTGGGTGACGATGTCGAGCTCGTCGCGCCCGCCGACCTGCGCACCGGCGACGTCGTGATCGTGCGGCCCGGCGGCAGCGTGCCCGCCGACGGCGAGATCGTCGACGGCACCGCGGACGTCGACGAGTCGATGGTCACCGGCGAATCGCGGCCGGTGCGCCGCGGCGTCGGCGATCACGTGGTCGCGGGCACCGTCGCCACCGACTCGGGGCTGCGGGTGAAGGTGACCGCCGTGGGCGACGACACCGCGCTCGCAGGCATCCAGCGGCTGGTGACCGAGGCGCAGAACTCGTCGTCACGGGCGCAGCGAATCGCCGACGTCGCCGCGGGCTGGCTGTTCTGGTTCGCGCTGGGGGCGGCCGCGATCACCGCGGTGGTCTGGGGTTTCGTCGGTGTACCCCAGCTTGCGGTCATCCGCACGATCACGGTGCTGGTGATCGCCTGCCCGCACGCGCTGGGGCTGGCGATCCCCCTGGTGGTCTCGATCGCGACCGAACGCGCCGCGCGGGGCGGCGTGCTGGTCAAGGACAGGCTCGCGTTGGAGAGCATGCGCACGGTGGGCGCGGTGCTGTTCGACAAGACCGGCACGCTGACGAAGGGCGAGCCCACGGTGATCGCCGTTGTGACCGCGGCGGGCCATTCCGACGACGAGGTGGTTGCGCTCGCCGCCGCCGCCGAGGCCGATTCCGAGCACCCGCTGGCCAGGGCGATCGTGGAGACCGCCCGTCGGCGCGCGCTGAACCTGCCTGCCTGGTCGGACTTCACGTCCTCGCCCGCCGTCGGCGTCAGCGCGCGGGTGGACGGCCGCACGGTCCAGGTCGGGGGCCCACGGCTGCTATCCGAAGCCGATCAAGAAGAGCTGCCCGAGGTACAGCGGTGGCGCGAGCAGGGCGCGACGATCCTGCACGTGCTCGTCGACGGGACCCCCGTGGGCGCGTTGGCCTTGGCCGACGAGGTGCGCGAGGAGTCGCGGCAGGCCGTGGACGCGCTGCACCGGCTCGGCATCAAGGTGATGATGATCACCGGTGACGCGCAGGCGGTCGCCGACTCGGTGGCTGCCCAACTGGGCATCGACCGGGTCTTCGCCGGGGTCCGGCCCGAGGACAAGGCCGCCAAGGTGGCGTCGCTGCAAGCCGAAGGGCTCAAGGTCGCGATGGTCGGTGACGGGGTCAACGACGCACCGGCGCTGGCGCAGGCGGACGTCGGTATCGCGATCGGTGCGGGCACCGATGTGGCGATCGCCTCGGCAGGGGTGATCCTCGCCAGTTCCGATCCGCGGTCAGTGCTCTCGGTGATCGAGCTGTCCAAGGCGGCGTATCGCAAGATGAAGCAAAACCTTTGGTGGGCAGCCGGATACAACCTGATCGCGGTGCCGTTGGCGGCCGGTGTGCTGGCGCCGGTGGGCTTTGTGATGCCGATGTCGGTCGGCGCGCTGCTGATGTCGGCGTCCACCGTGGTGGTGGCAATCAACGCGCAACTGCTGCGAAGGCTGGATTTGTCGCCCGAAGCGAGCGTGCGCGCCGTTCTCTAA
- a CDS encoding PaaI family thioesterase has translation MSYPLCTPLGRFGVVTREEGPHRCVASIPVGGAVNPLTAAPTIAPLAMLVDHVGGLVNHHRREADEWTVTSELSLELIPEAVDVVASAPDVPVVATARPFGPKDEVALGLCEFTHRDVVLATATVRSFFIRAAGRVSKFPDGPTGPPPPVPLAEKMAVTVAEGGGAGQVLAQASDPVLNNSLGIVHGGVSAMALEMVASAALNASRPHEPLRTASLRVNFLREFRSGAQSRYVGTTLRVGRRTGVAEAQALHADGPPAIIARVTAYR, from the coding sequence ATGTCATACCCGCTGTGTACCCCGCTCGGCCGGTTCGGCGTGGTGACGCGCGAAGAGGGGCCGCACCGCTGCGTGGCCTCGATCCCCGTGGGCGGGGCCGTCAACCCGCTGACCGCCGCGCCGACCATCGCGCCGCTGGCGATGCTCGTGGATCACGTCGGAGGCCTGGTCAACCACCACCGCCGCGAAGCCGACGAGTGGACGGTCACCAGCGAGTTGTCGTTGGAGTTGATCCCCGAGGCGGTGGACGTCGTCGCGTCGGCACCCGATGTGCCGGTGGTCGCGACGGCCCGACCGTTCGGCCCCAAGGATGAGGTCGCGCTGGGTCTGTGCGAGTTCACCCACCGCGACGTCGTCCTGGCCACCGCGACCGTGCGCTCCTTCTTCATCCGCGCGGCCGGCCGGGTCTCGAAATTCCCCGACGGTCCGACAGGCCCGCCGCCGCCCGTCCCACTCGCCGAGAAGATGGCCGTCACCGTGGCCGAAGGGGGCGGCGCCGGACAAGTGCTTGCGCAGGCATCCGATCCGGTGCTCAACAACAGCCTCGGCATCGTGCACGGCGGCGTTTCGGCCATGGCGCTCGAGATGGTCGCCTCGGCGGCGCTCAACGCCAGCCGCCCGCACGAACCGCTGCGCACGGCGTCGCTGCGGGTCAACTTCCTGCGCGAGTTCCGCAGTGGTGCCCAATCTCGTTACGTGGGAACCACTTTGCGGGTCGGACGCCGCACCGGCGTCGCCGAGGCGCAAGCGCTGCACGCCGACGGTCCGCCGGCGATCATCGCGCGGGTCACCGCCTACCGCTAG
- a CDS encoding chloride channel protein, which translates to MPDPPETGGGLGGFIRRSGYLRKWLILGIAIGVIAGLGAVTFYLALDYAGRFLLGYLAGYDIPKPIGDGGDPGSPGFERPWAIPLVAFGGALVSAVLVAKFAPEAEGHGTDSAIEAVHTDPRAIRGRAIVVKTIASALTIGSGGSGGREGPAAQISAGFGSLLTRWLNLPYEDGRIAVSLGIGSGIGAIFGAPLGGAVLAASIVYREDFDFKALIPGFITSATAYAVLGSILGFDPLFGFMAPDFRFDHPLDLTWFLVIGVVAAFFGYLYARMFYGTVAVTAKLPGHKVIKPALGGLAVGLLALVIPQILASGYGWAQKAGAADTLLAMPLWIVLLLPLAKIVATSLSIGTGGSGGIFGPGVVIGAFVGAAIWRLGHDLGLPGIPDSPAVFVIVGMMACFGSVAHAPLAVMIMVAEMTGSFSVIPCAMVAVGISYLLILRTDVSIYQAQRSNRDAAAAPRRSE; encoded by the coding sequence ATGCCCGATCCCCCCGAAACCGGCGGTGGACTAGGCGGATTCATCCGGCGGTCGGGGTATCTGCGCAAGTGGCTGATCCTGGGAATCGCGATCGGTGTCATCGCCGGCCTCGGTGCGGTGACGTTCTATCTGGCCCTCGACTACGCGGGGCGATTCCTGCTCGGCTACCTGGCCGGCTACGACATCCCCAAGCCGATCGGCGACGGCGGCGACCCCGGCTCACCGGGGTTCGAACGGCCGTGGGCGATCCCCTTGGTGGCGTTCGGCGGCGCGCTGGTGTCGGCGGTGCTGGTGGCGAAGTTCGCGCCCGAGGCCGAAGGCCACGGCACCGACAGCGCGATCGAGGCCGTGCACACCGACCCGCGCGCCATCCGGGGCCGGGCGATCGTGGTCAAAACGATCGCCAGCGCGCTGACCATCGGGTCGGGCGGGTCCGGCGGCCGGGAAGGCCCCGCCGCACAGATCTCGGCGGGCTTCGGGTCGTTGCTCACCCGGTGGCTGAACCTGCCGTATGAGGACGGCCGGATCGCGGTGTCGCTGGGTATCGGCTCGGGCATCGGGGCGATATTCGGTGCGCCGCTTGGCGGTGCGGTGCTGGCCGCGTCGATCGTCTACCGCGAGGATTTTGACTTCAAGGCGTTGATCCCCGGGTTCATCACCTCGGCGACGGCCTACGCCGTGCTCGGTTCGATCCTCGGGTTCGATCCGCTGTTCGGGTTCATGGCCCCCGACTTTCGCTTCGACCATCCGCTGGATCTGACGTGGTTTCTGGTAATCGGCGTCGTCGCGGCGTTCTTCGGTTACCTGTACGCCCGGATGTTCTACGGAACGGTCGCGGTGACGGCGAAGCTGCCCGGCCACAAGGTGATCAAGCCCGCGCTCGGGGGCCTGGCGGTCGGCCTGCTGGCGTTGGTGATCCCGCAGATCCTGGCCAGCGGCTACGGCTGGGCGCAGAAGGCCGGGGCCGCCGACACCCTGCTGGCCATGCCGCTGTGGATCGTGCTGCTGTTGCCGTTGGCCAAGATCGTGGCGACCTCGCTGTCGATCGGCACGGGCGGCTCGGGCGGCATCTTCGGACCCGGTGTCGTCATCGGTGCGTTCGTCGGCGCGGCGATCTGGCGCCTCGGGCACGACCTCGGGCTGCCCGGAATACCCGACAGCCCAGCCGTTTTCGTCATCGTCGGGATGATGGCCTGCTTCGGCAGCGTCGCGCACGCGCCGCTGGCGGTGATGATCATGGTCGCCGAGATGACCGGGTCCTTCTCCGTCATCCCGTGCGCGATGGTCGCCGTCGGAATCTCCTACCTGCTGATCCTGCGCACCGACGTGTCGATCTATCAGGCGCAACGCTCCAACCGCGACGCCGCCGCCGCGCCACGCCGCTCCGAATAG
- a CDS encoding Dps family protein, translating to MSGYTIPGMNERDADKVADLLQKQLSTYNDLHLTLKHVHWNVVGPNFIGVHEMIDPQVALVRAYADEAAERIAALGRSPLGTPGAILKDRTWDDYSVERDTAQAHLAALDLVYSGVIEDTRKCIDMLEDLDLVSQDMLIGHTGELEKFQWFIRAHLENSGGELANRGARTEKGAARSAKKK from the coding sequence ATGAGTGGATACACCATTCCGGGCATGAACGAGCGCGACGCCGACAAGGTGGCCGACCTGTTGCAGAAGCAGCTGAGCACCTACAACGATCTGCATCTGACGCTCAAGCACGTGCACTGGAACGTCGTCGGGCCGAACTTCATCGGCGTGCACGAGATGATCGACCCGCAGGTGGCGCTCGTACGCGCCTACGCCGACGAAGCGGCCGAGCGCATCGCCGCGCTGGGGAGGTCACCGCTGGGCACGCCCGGCGCGATCCTCAAGGACCGCACCTGGGACGACTACTCGGTGGAACGAGACACCGCGCAGGCCCACCTGGCGGCCCTCGACCTCGTCTACAGCGGGGTCATCGAGGACACCCGCAAGTGCATCGACATGCTGGAGGACCTCGACCTGGTGTCGCAGGACATGCTCATCGGGCACACCGGTGAGCTGGAGAAGTTCCAGTGGTTCATCCGGGCGCACCTGGAGAACTCCGGTGGCGAACTCGCCAACCGCGGGGCCCGCACCGAAAAGGGCGCGGCGCGGAGTGCGAAAAAGAAGTAG